The DNA region TAGCTtccaattaaaaacacaaaccatttGAGGACTGGATTTtacatctgtttctttttctttctttttttttatttaattgtgctTATGAACACTCcacattttctcagttttaattatctttttccagatttttcacCTAAATTTCTATTAATgtccttttttaaatcatattgaTAATGTGcaacagagtattagggccatgctaagaaagtaaaaatattaagattatttttattataactcaTAATTACATTACgattttattcttgaaatattttattcttattttaatcttatattatttagattttacttttgtaatgTCATGACTTTAtgcttgtaattttattactttattcttgtaaaacTACAAGTTTAATCTTgcaatattttgaatttattctcgtaacattatgactttattctcataattttattacttgattttcatatttatttttgccaaataaatatgaaaatatatattaaaatacttatgaataaatatgaaaattaagATCCATGCCACTGGATCTTAATACTCCGTTGGAATGATGTCAGGTCTCTGGTTTgactaaattattatttttttcattaattctAATTAATTTCAGGtgttcaaaacattttccagatgataatcttgtgttttttccgcttttctctgtgtttattcCAGATCTTAACATGACCGCTGTGTCTCATGTGCTGCCGAGCTGCGACGGCTGTTTGGTCTTGATGATAAACAGCACTGCCAAAAACGTCGAAATTCTCCTTCGGCTATTTAAACTCGGCAACGCAAACATCCAGAACGAAGTCACCGCTCGTTCTCTTTACTTTCTAGGTGAGAACAAATCAGTCGCATGGATAcattttcttggttttcttcCAAACTGTAAATTGATTCATTTCTAtaatttgttttccagacaGAGGATCGGCCGTGTCGGAGTCTGACATGGAGCGTTTTAAGAAGCAGGCGAGCTGCTTGGGCTTCTCTGGAGAACCAGACTTCCTCCACAAGCCTGAGAAAAGTGCGAACAGCTTTGAGGTTTTTCTGCTCTAACAGTTTAATGTGCtgaggttttcattttctcttgtctgtttctgcaggtttttgcAAAGAGGAGGAGAGCATCCATTTGCCAAATTCCTTTTAGTCATTCTGCATCTAATTTGCACAatgactaaaatgtttttttcttgtgcaaCATGTAGTCTTAAAGCtgcaaagacaataaaactgatcaataaatattgactttttgTGTTAACCCACAAAAGATTGGTGACGATTGGAGAAGGCGGATATAAAGAAGAGCCAAAATGCCAACAGCAACAAACAGACGTTAAAAGAACGATAATCCCAAACAAGACAAAGACGTCAATGTAAATAACAGAGAACCAGaacaatggaccttaccagaggcgccgcttttcattggctgatgcccattctacgtggtcacgtgcgcggccgtctcacaaacacacttagcttcccgttagctaagtacagcataatggcagaactgatacaatttctacaccttgaagcctgtctgctacacagtcttacgttagctaaacagatcaatatgcaatgtgtactgtatctgatgtacactaaagattttattttagcagaaaaggctttggactaaactgttactcgtgttagccacgttagcaccaagtacagtgtATCAGGCCTAGgcacactcaaacatttgccaacaaaccacaggaatcacccactgatttcaaaagtaaCCTAGAAAACGATGAATGCCCGACTTACCCAGCCTTGCAAGAACAACAGGCATCAGTGATCTTTGTCCACAGCTATGTTAATGTAGAGGGTGTGTGGATCTGCCGTTTTCCTCATCGAGcgaaagcattttgctgtgacgtGCACAATGTTGGAGGCATCGCGTGActcaaacaccttgatctcatccaaaaaagatgacatgaacttcttagttcctctgtccattgtagtagctgatatagtgtgaaaatccggtagaaatgattcACTAATTCagtcagaaatacactgcagagAATCAGTCGAAGTGGAAGAcgccatgtttacatagaaacaacttgggaggctttgtttgtgagacttgagGCCACGTGGGATTTTGtaggtcggttgtgggcggagcttggtaaagTCCATATGAAGAgatgaacagaaacaagactggatgaaaaacagagaaataagaAAAGGTCAGACATGGAAAACAGATGAAGcaggagaaaacaaagaaaaacaaaaatgttaataaatgaaGCATGAATGGAATAATTCAGATACATAAAGGAATAAGAAacctgcactgtaaaacatctgaaggtggtttaacttgaaactTGCTGCCTTGAAAATCCTACTTAAGTCAGCAAGACAGTTGATTTAAcgagagacaagttgtctaaacattgattttaaagttcattaatcttgaattgagttttaacttaatgctgcaaaaaaatatttcacaatatgccAGAAAAGAAActattattttcactcacaacatcaagttaaaataacaacttattttacttcagaataatttaaattcttgtttcaaatttcTGACCCAATAATTAATCTTATTAAACATcccaatgaattcagctcaggaACATTTAGTGTGACCAGGAcgttaaaataaacatttacctCAATaacagatcaatgtaacgcacttccatctcaggacacaaaaacaagccgctaagcattctgggaaatagttcccactcctgtctttcttttctttcagtttttaagtgctaacctaaaaactagTTTATTCacctcttggaggtttgacaaaatgaCACTTGATCATCTGTTTCTCTGGTTTAAGGcttcatgttgatgttagaagtttTTCTGTGCCTGTAGTTTAAACACGTTTCCATTGGTGaataaaaaggttaaataaaaggATGAGTCGGAGATAAGTCGGCCTCTGAACACACattatttttggactgtgggcCCCCGCAGCAGCTGAGGCCCAGCTCATTATAAATGGACCGGCCTCAGTGACTGTGCGTCACTGTTGGGTCTGGAAGCAGGATGATGGCTGCAGCAAAGCTTGcgctgctgctgtttgcagcGATCGGCTGCAATGCAGCACCGGCTGCAGACGAGTGCCGGGTTCTGGCCAAACGGCTGCCCAGTAAAAACCTGCATGAGGtgagtctggttctggtccgcaTGCTAACGTAGATCACCAGgatgagacattttaaaacgTTTCACTGCAGAAAAATTTAATCTTACCAAGAATGTTTTGTCCAGTTCCtaatgcaaatgtcttagtacactcAAAAAAGTAgcagacaaaagtaacttagaaGAGatgggagtttgttttaagctagtaattccttaatattggtgagaaaagttctagttccactggcagattatttcacttgggaaaaatgttttaagtgaaataactAGTGGAACTAGAATCGAGCTCTTATTTCTTACTAAAAAtttacttgttagttttgtcttatttctagtgcacaaagatatttgaactaaaaaCTGGATCAAGATtacaagattttgtgtttttgcagtgtttaatCATgtcaatttgtacattttactcactgcaaaaactcaaaatcacaagtatttttagtctcgTTTCTACTTTAAATATCTtgatacacttgaaataagaaggCTAATTTAGAAGTAGCTTTTCCAAAAGATTTAAGAACTTTAAgccaataattctttaatattggtgaaaaagtagtCGTTTtggtggcagattatttcacatataacacgagagaaatgtcttgttttaaattaaataatctgtagTACTTTTTATCAATTTTCTAGAAgtacttatttaaaataagcctatatctttctgaaaagttacctgtaagtaggtttgtctaatttctagtgtactaagatatttgttctagaaacaaaacataaaatacttaagagtttgtgttttttgtagcCCTGATTAAATGTCCTGCAGATTTTGCAGTGATTTACTCTAAAAGTCAGATTACCAGTAACACAGCAGTTCAATCtgcttcaaaacattttgttaataattGCTTGATCTCTAACTGTTAATCAAACATTCcctcttttctgtgtttctgcagatttaCGGTGAATGGGTTCTGGTCTGGTCCGTCAGTGACTTTCACGTTGGCCAAAGTTTACTGGGAAATTTAACCAGTTCCCACGTTGAGTTCAAACTCGTTGCTGACAACAAAACAATCGAGTACAACGAGAAGAACAAATTCTCGTAAGttttaacattaataaaacctttaaatccCTCAGAAACTGAAGTTAAATTAaagctacactgtaaaaacacaaaaatctcaccaagtatttttggtgcaaATATCATAGGACacttaaataagacaaaactgactaaaaagtaacttttcagcaaaataccGGAAGTTGTTTTAAGTCTAGAATTCCTTCATGGAAAAGTATTactttcactggcagattatttcatttataacttaaggaaaaatgtctttttataagtgaaataatctgccagcggAACTAGAactggttgctaggtgacgagCTGGGCTtggctagggttgctaggtaacggctcaGTGCTGgtttattgtgaaataaatgaaaaaatcttctagtgaaacttttttaaaaatcataattaatgaattattgactcaaaacaagctcctatatctcgCTAAAAAGTGAATTGTAGTTTAATTTAAGTgcactaagacatttgcactagaaactagataaaaaatgcttggtaagatcctgtgtttttgcagtggaaaCAATAGATTAGAATGTGATGTTGCAATAAAAAAGTTGTAAAGGAGATGCCTTGAGTTGATTCAATAAGTCTTTTTTGAGAGGTTAAAGTTCAGCAGACTGCTGGTGTCGTTTCTAATCCGTTGCATCGACTTCTAGCGACCGCTGCACCTCCTACTTTATCAACCTGACGGTTCCCTCCGGCGACGCTGAACACCACACGCTGGCCATTCAGTCCATCAGTAAGCtgcacacaaacataaacacaaaacaggacaGATATGTtaattgtgaatatttttagtgAGTCAgtctaaagaaaaaacaagacagagtCGACACAAAGCAGCAGGAGATAAAGAAAACTGGGGCTGTAACTAGTGATTATatttttagtaatcaattaatctattgattactctgatgattaattggtttattggattaaaaaattctacagatttttttatttgaccacTTTAACCACTAGATATGTactgaagatgaaaataaaaaaataattaaattctttttctaaatgagaaaatacatttttattgcttgaAATTCAATAAAGTTAGCAAGTAAAGCTAAAACTAAACCAGTTGAGGAATTTTGgctaaatgtatgtattttttgtacagttttggtttaattacggCTCTgggtatttagtttttttcagtaAGTAGTCTCTTTTGAgcctgtatactccagttaacaattaatcgattactaaattagttaattcaataatcaattaatcacgattaatcagattaatcatttcaggCCTAATGGAAATAAGTAAAACCAGGtgaaaaatcaaacataacttCTTTAGAACAAACTAACAATCATTTGACTGTCACACAATAAAGCCtcatttataacatgggaaaatcccttaaaagtgaaataatgttcCAGTGGaagtatttataaaataagCTCTTACCTGTTGCTTAAGAGTGACTTGTAAGttcattttgtcatatttcaagagtacaaagatatttgcaccataaatattcatatttttggtGTGTATTTGGTGTTTTGTGCCTTTGCTTTGCTTGGTTCAGTGTAACCAGCTgaatttgtgcatttttgtttatCAGGACTGGAGAAGGACGGAGTGGAAATCAACTACAACGACACCGGAGACGTTGAATTTTACGAGAGCTGCGACGACTGTCTGCTGATGACCTTCAAAAGTTCAAGAATGAAATTCCTGCTTAGCTACAGTAAAACAGACACTCACTCACTTTAATAAATTCACTAAGGATCATTTATGTAATGATTTATTATTCGGGACGTCTTGTTGAagtgatgttgttttgtttgtgaatcAGGGCGGGAGGGTTCGCACCGGGACGTGGAGCGACACAGAGCCGCCCACGACGACCACAAGAAACTGGCCGAGTGTCTGGGAGTCCCACACGACAAACCGTACACCTACGACGGAGTGGCAGGTCTGCCGctgtaaacaaaaacaccagGACGCCACCAACAACGCCAGATAATTTATCATTCATCTTTTATTTCCCGCAACAGATTTCTGTCACAAGAAGTCCGCTCCAGAAGCAAATGCCGACGGGTCCTGAGTGGAGTGAGGAGGAAGAGTCGACTTCCATGAggattaaaacacatttaaaaactattaGAAAGGCTTCAGGTGTGAATTTAACCGTTTTTGttgacttttaaattaaaattaaataatggtGGACAGCTGCAAACGTTATTTTCAAGCTGCAAACGgttaaggatttattttttttgctgcttacattcagtttttttttctctgcttttacgGTGAAACTAATCTGAAAACTCATCAGTAAAATCTCATCTTTCATTTGGCGGCAGTGGAGGCTCAAAATGTAAaccagaaaaactaaataaagtgTTGAAAGCAGCTGGTAATCcttaaataaagatttgaatttggtttattttccctttattgcatcatttcacttttaaagtATCTCTATTTTAGGGAAATCACATTGTTTTGTTACTTGTAAAGTTTATAACtcataaaaaagattaaaaacactaATGAACCTAGAAAAACTACTGTGACAGCGCCACCTTGTGGTTGTTTAGCGCAAGCCATTGCTGTactgatgtgttttttaaataactttgtcagctaatctccttagatgttagttttttaataattagtataattaaataaatttggatgCAGTGTAAAACCAGTAGCACATAATTTGGACGtatgcaattttatttaaatctgtctGGATTCAGATTTTACTGTAATGATTTGTTTAGATTTCTGGACATGAATTGTGTTTGTCTTCCAGCTGAATAAGTAGCAAAGGTGCTACTTAAATTAACTGAATTGGACTGGATTAACTAAAAACCGGACTGATAAAAACTGAACCCCTGATGTCTGTTTGAGTGCAGACAGAAGATCTGCTTCTGTTTTATCTCCGTTTccagacacaaaacaaacaggagttttctgtttgttttgtgtctgaCCTCGCTCTGCTGTTTGCTCAATACGGCTCATTCCTGAGACTCATTAACATGTGTGAAACAAAGTTTATCGATTCATTAACTTTATATTCAAATAGATTTAAGAGCTCAGATCCTTAACATTTCTTGGGAAGAAATTCTTGAGCTTTTTCTGTCCAGAATTCACAGGAAAATTACAGCCTAGtgattagtttagttttttcatataAACTTTAAGATTAGAAATGATCTTTACATAATTAAAGGTCACTAAAAGGGTTCCTATTTCAAACAAGAGGAGCCTGGTTTAAATTGCTACAGTTTGTGGGTATCATGGTTTTCTGCATCTGTTCTTTTGATTGTTTGGTgtaatttttgcaaaaaagttCTATACTTTGGCCCTTGGCAACTATAAAGCAAAGAGAGTCAAgcccaaaataaattaaattgctAGATTTATGTTCAAATACAAGCATTGTTTTGGGGTTGTGGGGCTGCTTAGTTTGTTTGTACTTTGGGCCGGCTCTGTCTCTAACAGGTGACTTCTTAATCAGGCATAAAGGGGCTTCATCCatcttttcattgtttctttaGGACACTAAATATCCCGGAAATTGTTGCCATATTACTGTTACAACCTTTATTTGTTGAAATGAGAACACACTTCGGGTTTAATTAGATATAAATCTCGTTTCCTTGAAGTTAATCACTTCAaatataaaacactgaaaaatatttattacctCAAATATTTATGACcagaaagtatttatttctagcacaaacctaaaaaaaaacattatttctaaCTCCAAATTAGAGATACACCTGATTGAAATAGTTTTGCTACCCAGAAATCCTAAAAACGCAACACGAGTGACGTCATTCCCGCACGCACGAGAGCTCCGATTTCCGAGGCTAAAAAAACTCAGCATGAGTTGACAAATGGCCGCTCGTAGTCTCTATAAAAGTTAGCGTTACTGCTGTCCTGAGCACAACCGGATCTCGCTGTAGAACAATCCACCTTAAGCCcatattttataaacaaaagttttttccAGGCAGGTTAAACCGACGCTTCAAGCTGTGACGTgtcagtgggcggggcttaCCGGGGAGGAATGTAAACAGCTAGCATGCCTGTTCAGCAGCTACCGTCAGCGCAGATCACTGAGGCGCAGTCGATGCTGA from Xiphophorus hellerii strain 12219 chromosome 13, Xiphophorus_hellerii-4.1, whole genome shotgun sequence includes:
- the LOC116730649 gene encoding saxitoxin and tetrodotoxin-binding protein 1-like — its product is MMAAAKLALLLFAAIGCNAAPAADECRVLAKRLPSKNLHEIYGEWVLVWSVSDFHVGQSLLGNLTSSHVEFKLVADNKTIEYNEKNKFSDRCTSYFINLTVPSGDAEHHTLAIQSIRLEKDGVEINYNDTGDVEFYESCDDCLLMTFKSSRMKFLLSYRREGSHRDVERHRAAHDDHKKLAECLGVPHDKPYTYDGVADFCHKKSAPEANADGS